A single genomic interval of Apis cerana isolate GH-2021 linkage group LG14, AcerK_1.0, whole genome shotgun sequence harbors:
- the LOC108000986 gene encoding pre-mRNA-splicing factor Syf2 produces MENENTTSEKSLADKHAERMKRLRELHTKRNEARQQNHKEVVEEDKRNKLPSNWASRKRQAEWIIQDEAARKAAQEKGEDYERMKLLHIDATEAERIARKKKNKKNPDPGFSDYEQAAIRQYNRLVKNIKPNMDSYEEAKDKLGPAFYGDKNTILHGLHEDKKEAVDKMVEDLEKQIAKRDKYSRRRMHNDDADIDYINERNAKFNQKLERFYGEYTRETKLNLERGTAI; encoded by the exons atggaGAATGAAAATACAACTAGTGAGAAATCTCTTGCAGACAAACATGCTGAAAGAATGAAACGTTTACGGGAACTTCACACGAAAAGA AATGAGGCCAGACAACAAAACCATAAAGAAGTAGTAGAGGAAGATAAAAGGAATAAACTTCCTTCAAATTGGGCATCACGTAAAAGACAAGCAGAATGGATTATACAAGATGAAGCTGCAAGAAAAGCTGCTCAAGAAAaa GGAGAAGATtatgaaagaatgaaattacTTCATATCGATGCAACAGAAGCAGAACGTAtagcgagaaagaaaaaaaataagaaaaatcctGATCCAGGTTTTTCAGATTATGAACAAGCAGCTATTCGTCAATACAATAGGCtagtaaagaatattaaaccaAACATGGATTCGTACGAAGAAGCTAAAGATAAATTAGGTCCAGCTTTTTATGGagataaaaatactatattacATGGTCTTcatgaagataaaaaagaagctGTTGACAAAATGGTTGAAGACTTGGAAAAACA aattgcaaagagagataaatatagCAGAAGAAGAATGCACAATGACGATGCTGATATTGACTACATCAACGAACGCAATGctaaattcaatcaaaaattagaaagattttaTGGTGAATACACGCGTGAAACAAAGCTAAACTTGGAACGGGGTACAGCTATATAA